From a single bacterium genomic region:
- a CDS encoding MerR family transcriptional regulator, with protein MTTYPKKLFYRINEVANIIGVEPYVLRYWETRFPQLAPEKDGSDQRRYRQKDIDVLLRIRELLYEEKYTIAGAVEKLKEEKSSGRGGTRTVTRPKKSQKVQDLFDDAEPPDGVDSATPTFDAKETGLSEDQLDRIRRVREELGLLKREIENWRDELA; from the coding sequence ATGACGACGTATCCGAAGAAGCTGTTCTACCGCATCAACGAGGTCGCCAACATCATCGGAGTCGAGCCGTACGTGCTGCGGTACTGGGAAACACGCTTTCCGCAGTTGGCTCCGGAGAAGGACGGAAGCGACCAACGGCGCTATCGCCAGAAGGACATCGATGTCCTGCTGCGGATTCGCGAGTTGCTGTACGAGGAGAAGTACACAATCGCCGGTGCCGTGGAGAAGTTGAAGGAAGAGAAATCCAGCGGCCGTGGCGGAACTCGCACCGTAACGCGCCCCAAGAAGTCCCAGAAGGTCCAGGACCTGTTCGACGACGCGGAACCGCCGGACGGCGTCGATTCCGCCACGCCGACTTTCGATGCCAAGGAGACCGGACTCTCCGAGGATCAACTCGATCGCATCCGCCGCGTGCGCGAAGAGCTTGGTCTGCTCAAACGCGAGATCGAAAACTGGCGGGACGAACTGGCCTAA
- a CDS encoding acyl-CoA mutase large subunit family protein encodes MTTHKPEPPAVGDEQSYHAPALELHNEFPVPSLEEWRQVVEKDLKGADFDKKLVWRTHEGLAVKPLYARPDLDSVQHLGGLPGQAPFTRGTDALQNVAEPWLVRQDCVLTDPADANATIRRGLERGMTAVGLRPDDAARAGVDPDGNDLVGRGGVCLHTLADMQTALEGVDLAAVPVAIRAGASAPAMLAMLVALADAKGLDRKSLSGVVECDPLGDLARGGKSRAALDALLNEAHAMAAFAAKECPKVRTVTVDGSTYHNAGASAVQELAYAIAAGAEYLRALTERGIDANAAARSIAFNFSVSTNLFMEIGKLRAARTVWAKIVAAFGADDAEAQKMVMHVRTSCHTKTVFDPYTNMLRTTIEAFAGAVGGCQSMFVAPFDEVLGKPDEFSARIARNQQIVLREESYLNKAVDPAAGSYYVEALTDSIAKAAWDLFREVEKTGGLAAALKAGTPQAAIRDTAAKKRKAITGRRDPIVGTSNYPNPTETLPKKAPLDGAAVAANRKAHFENCRAGRDEEALAKKLAQLTDAAREAKPEAVAIAAEALAMNATIGEVLAALNAAASGDAESIEKLEAHRAAEPFEALRHRANSASERPRVLLVPMGPLAMRKARAGFCFGFFGAGGFEVEEAAAPDSTDAAVKAILDSGSRVAVICSDDASYPEVVPPIVEKVRAAKKDVLVYVAGYPKESVEALEAAGVDGFVHVRSDVVETLSALQDRLGLA; translated from the coding sequence ATGACAACTCACAAACCTGAACCGCCAGCGGTGGGAGATGAGCAGTCGTATCATGCTCCCGCGTTGGAGCTTCACAACGAGTTTCCGGTGCCTTCTTTGGAGGAATGGCGCCAAGTCGTTGAGAAGGACTTGAAGGGCGCAGACTTTGACAAAAAGCTGGTCTGGCGCACGCACGAAGGGCTGGCTGTGAAGCCGCTCTATGCGCGGCCGGATCTCGACAGCGTCCAGCACCTTGGCGGCCTGCCGGGACAAGCGCCGTTTACGCGCGGCACGGATGCGCTGCAAAATGTCGCGGAGCCCTGGCTCGTGCGGCAGGATTGCGTGCTGACCGATCCGGCGGACGCGAACGCGACGATCCGTCGCGGGCTGGAGCGCGGCATGACGGCAGTAGGGCTGCGGCCCGACGATGCGGCACGTGCCGGCGTCGATCCCGACGGCAACGATCTCGTTGGGCGCGGCGGTGTTTGCCTGCACACGCTGGCAGATATGCAGACGGCACTGGAAGGCGTCGATCTGGCCGCAGTGCCGGTCGCGATTCGCGCGGGTGCGTCAGCGCCGGCGATGCTGGCAATGCTGGTAGCGCTCGCGGATGCGAAGGGCCTCGACCGCAAGTCACTCTCAGGCGTCGTCGAATGCGATCCGTTGGGCGATCTGGCCCGCGGCGGCAAGAGCCGTGCGGCCCTGGATGCATTGCTCAACGAAGCGCACGCGATGGCGGCCTTTGCCGCAAAGGAATGTCCGAAAGTCCGCACAGTCACCGTGGATGGCAGCACCTACCACAATGCGGGCGCCTCGGCCGTTCAGGAACTGGCTTACGCGATTGCAGCGGGCGCGGAATATCTGCGGGCGCTGACCGAGCGCGGAATAGACGCGAATGCCGCGGCACGTTCGATCGCGTTCAACTTCAGCGTCTCGACGAATCTCTTCATGGAAATCGGCAAGCTGCGCGCGGCGCGTACGGTTTGGGCAAAGATTGTTGCGGCCTTCGGCGCTGATGACGCCGAAGCGCAGAAGATGGTCATGCATGTTCGCACGAGCTGCCACACAAAGACGGTCTTCGATCCGTACACGAACATGCTGCGTACAACGATCGAAGCGTTTGCAGGCGCCGTCGGCGGTTGCCAGTCGATGTTTGTGGCACCGTTCGATGAAGTGCTGGGCAAGCCTGACGAGTTCAGCGCGCGTATCGCTCGCAATCAGCAAATCGTGCTGCGCGAGGAATCGTACCTAAACAAGGCAGTCGATCCGGCGGCCGGTTCTTACTACGTGGAAGCGTTGACGGACTCGATCGCGAAGGCGGCGTGGGATCTATTCCGCGAAGTCGAGAAGACCGGCGGCCTGGCAGCGGCTTTGAAAGCAGGCACGCCTCAAGCCGCGATTCGAGATACCGCTGCGAAGAAGCGCAAGGCGATCACGGGACGACGCGATCCCATCGTCGGCACAAGCAACTATCCGAATCCGACGGAAACGCTGCCGAAGAAGGCGCCGTTGGATGGGGCTGCCGTTGCGGCAAATCGCAAGGCGCACTTCGAGAACTGTCGTGCAGGCCGCGACGAGGAAGCGTTGGCGAAGAAGCTGGCGCAGTTGACCGACGCGGCCCGTGAAGCCAAGCCGGAAGCCGTGGCAATCGCAGCGGAAGCGTTGGCGATGAATGCGACGATCGGCGAAGTTCTGGCCGCGCTGAATGCCGCGGCGAGTGGCGATGCGGAATCAATCGAGAAGCTCGAAGCACATCGCGCAGCAGAGCCGTTTGAAGCTCTTCGCCATCGCGCGAACAGCGCATCGGAACGCCCGCGGGTTCTTCTTGTGCCGATGGGACCGTTGGCAATGCGCAAGGCACGCGCCGGATTCTGCTTCGGCTTCTTCGGTGCGGGCGGTTTCGAAGTCGAGGAAGCGGCTGCTCCGGATTCGACGGACGCAGCCGTGAAGGCGATCCTCGATTCCGGCTCGCGCGTCGCCGTGATTTGCAGCGACGACGCGTCCTATCCGGAAGTCGTTCCGCCGATTGTCGAAAAGGTCAGAGCGGCGAAGAAGGATGTGCTCGTTTACGTAGCCGGCTATCCGAAGGAGAGCGTCGAGGCGCTCGAAGCGGCCGGCGTCGACGGCTTCGTTCACGTGCGCTCCGACGTTGTGGAAACTCTCTCCGCGCTGCAGGATCGGCTCGGACTCGCCTGA
- the scpA gene encoding methylmalonyl-CoA mutase — protein MKPNFAEMPYDLGEFGGASMEDWRKAEGSDQTWATPEKIDVKPLYTAADLEGMQHLDYLSGMAPFLRGPYSTMYAMRPWTVRQYAGFSTAEESNAFYRRNLAAGQRGLSIAFDLATHRGYDSDHPRVVGDVGKAGVAIDSILDMKVLFDQIPLDVMSVSMTMNGAVIPIMALYIVAAEEQGVPMEKLTGTIQNDILKEFMVRNTYIYPPAPSMRIISDIFAFTSKNMPKFNSISISGYHMQEAGATADLEVAYTLADGVEYIRAGVNAGLDVDAFVPRFSFFWAIGMNYFMEVAKMRAARVLWAKLVKQFNPKNAKSMALRTHSQTSGWSLTEQDPFNNVARTAVEALAAALGHTQSLHTNSLDEAIALPTDFSARIARNTQLLLQEETNITRVVDPWAGSYYVESLTKGLMERAWSLIDEVEHLGGMTKAIETGLPKMRIEEAAARKQARIDSGKDTIVGVNKYRLDQEEPLDILEVDNTAVLKSQLERLRKLRAERDEADVKAALEAVTSAAEGSGNLLEVAVDAVRKRATVGEISDAMEKVFGRYSPTIRSISGVYSSEAKDMSEMQSAMDLAKKFEAAEGRRPRMLVAKVGQDGHDRGAKVIATAFADIGFDVDIGPLFQTPEEVARQAVENDVHVVGVSSLAAGHKTLVPAVIEELKQLDREDILVVVGGVIPAQDYDHLYEAGAVGVFGPGTVIPNAAKKILELMFQQIS, from the coding sequence ATGAAACCAAACTTTGCAGAGATGCCATACGACCTGGGCGAGTTCGGCGGCGCGTCGATGGAGGATTGGCGCAAGGCCGAAGGTAGCGACCAGACATGGGCAACGCCCGAGAAGATTGACGTGAAGCCGCTCTACACGGCGGCGGACCTGGAAGGCATGCAGCACCTCGACTACCTGTCGGGCATGGCGCCGTTCCTGCGCGGCCCGTACTCCACGATGTACGCGATGCGTCCGTGGACGGTGCGCCAGTACGCGGGATTCTCCACGGCGGAGGAATCGAACGCATTCTATCGTCGCAATCTGGCCGCCGGCCAGCGCGGCCTTTCGATCGCGTTCGATCTGGCAACGCATCGCGGGTACGACAGCGATCATCCTCGCGTTGTCGGCGATGTCGGAAAGGCCGGCGTTGCGATCGACTCGATCCTCGATATGAAGGTCCTGTTCGATCAGATCCCGCTGGATGTCATGTCGGTCTCGATGACGATGAACGGTGCGGTGATTCCGATCATGGCGCTGTACATCGTAGCCGCCGAGGAACAAGGCGTGCCGATGGAGAAGCTGACCGGAACGATTCAGAACGATATTCTGAAGGAGTTCATGGTCCGCAACACGTACATCTATCCGCCGGCACCCTCGATGCGAATCATCAGCGATATCTTCGCGTTCACGTCGAAGAACATGCCGAAGTTCAACTCGATTTCGATCTCCGGCTATCACATGCAGGAGGCCGGTGCGACGGCGGACCTGGAAGTCGCATACACGCTGGCGGACGGTGTCGAGTACATCCGCGCCGGTGTGAACGCGGGGCTCGATGTGGACGCGTTCGTGCCGCGGTTCTCGTTCTTCTGGGCGATCGGCATGAACTACTTCATGGAAGTCGCCAAGATGCGCGCCGCGCGCGTGCTGTGGGCGAAGCTCGTGAAGCAGTTCAACCCGAAGAATGCGAAGTCGATGGCGCTGCGCACGCACAGCCAGACGTCCGGCTGGTCGCTGACCGAACAGGATCCGTTCAATAACGTCGCGCGCACGGCAGTCGAAGCCCTCGCCGCGGCGCTCGGCCACACGCAGTCGCTGCACACGAACTCGCTGGACGAAGCGATCGCGTTGCCGACGGACTTCAGTGCACGCATTGCGCGCAATACGCAGCTCCTGCTGCAGGAAGAAACGAACATCACGCGCGTCGTCGATCCGTGGGCCGGTTCGTACTACGTTGAGTCCCTGACAAAGGGCCTGATGGAACGGGCCTGGTCGCTGATCGATGAGGTCGAACATCTCGGCGGCATGACGAAGGCCATCGAGACGGGACTACCCAAGATGCGTATCGAGGAAGCGGCTGCGCGCAAGCAGGCGCGCATCGATTCCGGCAAGGACACGATCGTCGGTGTGAACAAGTACCGGCTCGATCAGGAAGAACCGCTCGACATTCTGGAAGTCGACAACACGGCGGTACTGAAGTCGCAGCTCGAGCGCTTGCGCAAGCTGCGTGCGGAACGCGACGAAGCCGACGTGAAGGCGGCCCTGGAAGCCGTTACAAGCGCGGCAGAAGGAAGCGGAAACCTGCTCGAAGTCGCCGTCGACGCGGTACGCAAGCGCGCGACCGTGGGTGAAATCTCCGACGCGATGGAGAAGGTGTTCGGACGCTACAGCCCGACGATTCGGTCCATCAGTGGCGTGTACTCCAGCGAGGCGAAAGACATGAGCGAGATGCAGAGCGCCATGGATTTGGCGAAGAAGTTCGAGGCCGCAGAAGGTCGCCGGCCGCGTATGCTGGTCGCAAAGGTTGGCCAGGACGGCCATGATCGCGGCGCGAAAGTCATCGCCACGGCGTTCGCCGACATTGGCTTCGACGTCGACATCGGCCCGCTGTTCCAGACACCGGAAGAAGTCGCGCGCCAGGCGGTTGAAAACGACGTGCATGTCGTGGGCGTGTCGTCACTTGCGGCTGGACACAAGACCCTCGTCCCAGCCGTTATCGAGGAGTTGAAGCAGCTCGATCGCGAAGACATCCTTGTGGTCGTCGGCGGCGTGATCCCGGCTCAGGATTACGATCATCTGTACGAGGCCGGCGCCGTGGGCGTCTTCGGCCCCGGAACGGTGATTCCGAATGCCGCAAAGAAGATTCTCGAACTGATGTTCCAGCAAATCAGCTAA
- a CDS encoding VanZ family protein produces MLPAVALLIIGAIIWVLGSGSFGRAQTQAWIDRVRSRPKIYEWLNRHHGKFRASAHYIEFGGLFLISYWCWDSWFGDGILAWHPWRAVIIGVIAAIGAYMDEIHQLRSGTRQFRRVDFLHSLCGISIAAWIMFYQAWFRFS; encoded by the coding sequence GTGCTGCCTGCCGTTGCTCTGCTCATCATTGGTGCCATCATCTGGGTCCTCGGATCTGGATCATTTGGACGCGCTCAGACGCAGGCCTGGATCGATCGGGTGCGCAGCCGCCCCAAGATTTACGAGTGGCTAAATCGCCACCATGGGAAATTCCGCGCATCGGCGCACTACATTGAGTTCGGTGGACTCTTCCTGATCTCGTATTGGTGCTGGGACTCGTGGTTTGGGGACGGAATCCTTGCGTGGCACCCCTGGAGAGCTGTGATTATTGGGGTTATCGCGGCCATTGGGGCCTACATGGATGAAATCCACCAGTTGCGTAGCGGCACCCGTCAATTCCGTCGTGTTGATTTCCTGCACAGTCTTTGCGGCATTTCGATCGCTGCTTGGATCATGTTTTACCAGGCGTGGTTTCGATTTTCTTGA
- a CDS encoding phosphatidylserine decarboxylase family protein → MPSHREPAINVAAPAWKFFVPLAVLTIIAAIFYWPFAIVFAILGLYVLYFFRDPRRRVPNIPGGMVSPADGKVVSVIEVPCEQMPDGRALRVAIFLNIFNVHIQRASHAGKVIEVIRKEGRYLNAMNEKCSEENEQCTIWLESEEGVFGIRQIAGAIARRIVCDVKKGDSLEHGERYGLIQFGSRVELFLPLDATVKVEPGQKVVGGETCLAVLFEEDVRKGRRPSRESMEANEKVAAVS, encoded by the coding sequence ATGCCTAGTCACCGAGAGCCTGCGATCAATGTCGCGGCTCCTGCCTGGAAGTTCTTCGTTCCCCTGGCGGTGCTGACGATCATCGCGGCCATCTTCTATTGGCCGTTCGCGATCGTTTTCGCCATCCTGGGGCTTTATGTGTTGTATTTCTTCCGCGACCCGCGTCGCCGCGTGCCAAACATCCCGGGCGGAATGGTTTCGCCGGCGGACGGCAAGGTGGTCTCCGTGATCGAGGTGCCCTGCGAGCAGATGCCGGACGGGCGGGCCTTGCGCGTCGCGATCTTCCTGAACATCTTCAACGTTCACATCCAGCGCGCCAGCCATGCCGGCAAGGTGATCGAGGTCATCCGCAAGGAGGGCCGTTACCTGAATGCCATGAACGAGAAGTGCAGCGAGGAAAACGAGCAGTGCACGATCTGGCTGGAGAGCGAAGAGGGTGTGTTCGGCATCCGCCAGATCGCCGGCGCGATCGCTCGCCGGATCGTCTGCGATGTGAAGAAGGGCGATTCGCTGGAGCACGGCGAGCGCTACGGCCTGATCCAGTTCGGTTCGCGGGTGGAGTTGTTCCTGCCTCTGGATGCGACAGTGAAGGTCGAACCCGGCCAGAAGGTGGTCGGCGGCGAGACGTGTCTGGCAGTGCTATTCGAGGAAGACGTCCGCAAGGGGCGCCGTCCAAGCCGCGAGTCCATGGAAGCGAACGAGAAGGTCGCGGCAGTGAGCTGA
- the lysA gene encoding diaminopimelate decarboxylase, whose amino-acid sequence MPRNDRPFQYRDNALACDGVPLSDIAAEFGTPLFVYSAGTIRRNFRRIAKAFAAARPLVAYSTKANTNGAILRLLAAEGAGFDIVSGGELDRVRRAGVGGDRIIFAGVGKTVAEMRQALKAGVLEFNLESAAEAERLNDVAASMKRIAPVAIRVNPDVDARTHKFISTGRKENKFGLWLEDAAQLAQRIRDLPNLRLEGLHAHIGSQILDAEPHRNAVAVLDEFINGLASEGIEVHTLNFGGGFGIAYEPGQKALDLKAVAREVVGLVKRHNLKLILEPGRSIVGPAGALLTRVEFIKPGHDRTFAVIDAAMTELIRPALYQAYHEILNVDRRRGKTALMDIVGPVCESADFLAQKREMIAPRPGDLLAALDAGAYGFVMASNYNSRPKPAEVLVDGGQAHLIRRRETARDLTKHEVVPEHLQ is encoded by the coding sequence ATGCCCCGAAACGACAGACCATTCCAGTATCGCGACAACGCGCTCGCCTGCGACGGCGTTCCGCTCTCGGACATCGCCGCCGAATTCGGCACGCCGCTGTTCGTCTACTCGGCGGGAACCATTCGCCGGAACTTCCGCCGCATCGCCAAGGCATTCGCCGCGGCCAGGCCGCTCGTCGCTTACAGCACCAAGGCCAACACCAACGGCGCGATTCTACGGCTCCTGGCGGCGGAGGGCGCCGGTTTCGACATCGTCTCCGGCGGCGAGCTGGATCGCGTCCGTCGCGCAGGCGTTGGTGGGGACAGGATCATCTTTGCAGGCGTGGGGAAGACGGTCGCCGAAATGCGGCAGGCTCTGAAGGCCGGCGTGCTCGAGTTCAACCTCGAATCCGCCGCCGAAGCGGAGCGTCTTAATGACGTCGCCGCCTCCATGAAGCGAATCGCCCCCGTTGCCATTCGTGTGAACCCGGACGTCGACGCGCGCACGCACAAGTTCATCTCCACCGGTCGTAAGGAAAACAAGTTCGGTCTTTGGCTGGAAGACGCCGCCCAACTTGCGCAGCGCATTCGCGACCTGCCGAACCTGCGCCTGGAAGGGCTCCACGCGCACATCGGCTCTCAGATTCTCGATGCCGAGCCGCACCGAAATGCCGTGGCGGTGCTCGACGAGTTCATCAATGGGCTGGCTTCTGAGGGAATCGAAGTGCACACGCTGAACTTCGGCGGCGGTTTTGGCATCGCGTACGAGCCAGGGCAGAAGGCGCTCGACCTGAAGGCCGTCGCACGAGAAGTCGTCGGCCTTGTGAAGCGCCACAACCTGAAGCTCATCCTCGAGCCCGGTCGTTCCATCGTCGGTCCGGCGGGAGCGCTGCTGACTCGCGTTGAATTCATCAAGCCGGGCCACGATCGCACGTTCGCGGTGATCGATGCGGCGATGACCGAACTGATTCGCCCGGCGCTCTACCAGGCCTATCACGAGATACTGAACGTCGATCGGCGTCGCGGAAAGACGGCCTTGATGGACATCGTCGGGCCAGTCTGCGAGAGCGCCGACTTCCTGGCTCAGAAGCGCGAGATGATTGCACCCAGGCCCGGCGATCTGCTGGCCGCGCTGGATGCCGGCGCGTATGGGTTCGTGATGGCCAGCAACTACAACTCACGTCCGAAGCCTGCCGAAGTGCTTGTCGACGGCGGACAGGCACACCTCATTCGTCGGCGCGAAACTGCGCGCGACCTGACAAAGCACGAGGTCGTGCCGGAGCATCTGCAATAG
- the glgB gene encoding 1,4-alpha-glucan branching protein GlgB has product MSTIDQTALQALANLEHGDPHHILGVHPGKGPKGKEGFVFRAFHPDAVGVDLIIDGRKKSHEMTRIHDGGVFEVFLAEDAVPAAYRYRFQFSDGNDWIREDPYRFMPTLGEMDLYYVGEGRHWRLFEKLGAHVRTVDGVKGVSFAVWAPNARRVSIIGDFNRWDGRLCPMRSMGSSGIWELFVPGLGEGEMYKFEIKTASGDIKLKLDPFAFYTQRRPETAGIVWQLGKHKWGDSGWMTERKERDPLKSPMMIYEVHLGSWMRSPDDPDGFLSYRDMAPKLVDHCKRYNFNYVEFMPLAEHPFDGSWGYQVTGYFAPTSRFGDPDDFKYMIDLLHQNGIGILVDWVPAHFPKDDHGLRQFDGSALYEHADPRLGEHRDWGTLIFNYGRNEVANFLISNALFWLEEYHIDGLRVDAVASMLYLDYSRKEGEWVPNKFGGRENLEAIDFLRRLNEEVHGQFPGAFTVAEESTSFPAVSRPTYVGGLGFTFKWNMGWMNDSLRYISKDPIHRSYHHNDLTFSMIYAYTENFILPISHDEVVHGKGSLLSKMPGDDWQKFANYRLFLSYMWTHPGKNLVFQGCEFAQGQEWKFDRSLDWHEAGHENRQGIERFFEDLGRLYHGEPSLWMHDAEPRGFSWIDCSDWQSSSLAFIRWGENGDHVVIVCNFTPIARHNYRIGVPLPAYYKEVLNTDSEFYGGSNVGNDGGVWSENWALHGHYHSINITIPPLSCLVFKPMREQEEK; this is encoded by the coding sequence ATGAGCACCATCGACCAGACGGCACTCCAGGCGCTCGCCAATCTTGAGCACGGCGATCCCCATCACATTCTGGGCGTCCACCCAGGAAAGGGCCCGAAGGGCAAGGAAGGCTTCGTCTTCCGCGCCTTCCACCCGGACGCCGTCGGCGTCGATTTGATCATCGACGGCCGGAAGAAGTCCCACGAGATGACCCGCATTCACGATGGCGGTGTCTTCGAGGTCTTCCTGGCCGAGGACGCTGTCCCCGCCGCCTATCGCTATCGATTCCAGTTCTCCGACGGGAACGATTGGATCCGCGAGGACCCGTATCGCTTCATGCCGACTCTCGGCGAGATGGACCTGTACTACGTCGGCGAAGGCCGGCACTGGCGCCTGTTCGAGAAGCTCGGCGCTCACGTTCGCACCGTCGATGGCGTCAAGGGCGTGTCCTTCGCCGTGTGGGCTCCGAACGCCCGCCGCGTCAGCATCATCGGCGACTTCAATCGCTGGGACGGCCGCCTGTGCCCGATGCGCAGCATGGGCTCGTCCGGAATCTGGGAGCTATTTGTTCCCGGGCTGGGCGAGGGCGAGATGTACAAGTTCGAGATCAAGACGGCTTCCGGCGACATCAAGCTGAAGCTCGATCCGTTCGCGTTCTACACGCAGCGCCGCCCGGAAACCGCCGGCATCGTCTGGCAACTCGGCAAGCACAAGTGGGGCGATTCCGGCTGGATGACCGAGCGCAAAGAGCGCGATCCGCTGAAGTCCCCAATGATGATTTACGAAGTCCACCTCGGGTCATGGATGCGCAGCCCGGACGATCCGGATGGCTTCTTGTCCTATCGAGACATGGCGCCGAAGCTGGTCGATCACTGCAAGCGCTACAATTTCAACTACGTCGAGTTCATGCCCCTCGCCGAGCATCCCTTCGACGGCTCCTGGGGTTACCAGGTCACCGGCTACTTCGCGCCGACCAGCCGTTTCGGTGATCCCGATGACTTCAAGTACATGATCGACCTGCTGCACCAGAACGGAATCGGTATCCTGGTCGATTGGGTTCCCGCGCACTTCCCGAAGGATGATCACGGCCTTCGCCAGTTCGACGGTTCGGCCCTTTACGAACACGCCGACCCCCGCCTGGGAGAGCACCGCGACTGGGGTACGTTGATCTTCAACTACGGCCGCAACGAAGTCGCCAACTTCCTGATCAGCAACGCGCTGTTCTGGCTTGAGGAGTACCACATCGACGGCCTGCGTGTGGACGCTGTCGCGTCGATGCTGTACCTCGACTACAGCCGCAAGGAAGGCGAGTGGGTTCCGAACAAGTTCGGCGGACGCGAGAACCTCGAGGCGATCGATTTCCTGCGCCGCCTGAACGAAGAAGTCCATGGCCAATTCCCCGGCGCGTTCACCGTCGCCGAGGAATCCACATCGTTCCCAGCGGTTTCCCGCCCGACGTACGTTGGCGGCCTCGGGTTCACGTTCAAGTGGAACATGGGCTGGATGAACGATTCGTTGCGCTACATCAGCAAAGACCCCATCCACCGTAGCTACCACCACAACGACCTGACGTTCTCGATGATCTACGCGTACACAGAGAACTTCATCCTGCCGATCAGCCACGATGAAGTCGTACACGGCAAGGGCTCGCTGCTATCCAAGATGCCCGGCGATGATTGGCAGAAATTCGCCAACTACCGCCTGTTCCTTTCCTACATGTGGACGCACCCCGGAAAGAACCTTGTCTTCCAGGGCTGCGAATTCGCCCAGGGCCAGGAATGGAAGTTTGACCGCAGCCTCGATTGGCACGAAGCCGGCCACGAAAACCGCCAGGGCATCGAGCGCTTCTTCGAAGATCTCGGCCGCCTCTATCACGGAGAACCGTCGCTGTGGATGCACGATGCGGAACCGCGCGGGTTCAGTTGGATCGATTGCAGCGACTGGCAGTCATCCTCGCTGGCATTCATTCGCTGGGGAGAGAACGGCGACCATGTCGTGATCGTCTGCAACTTCACCCCGATCGCTCGCCACAACTACCGCATCGGCGTTCCGCTCCCTGCGTATTACAAGGAAGTGCTGAACACCGACTCCGAATTCTATGGCGGCAGCAACGTTGGCAACGACGGCGGCGTGTGGTCCGAGAACTGGGCGCTGCACGGCCACTATCACTCGATCAACATCACCATTCCGCCGCTTAGCTGCCTCGTCTTCAAGCCCATGCGCGAGCAGGAAGAAAAGTAA
- a CDS encoding response regulator, which translates to MKHILVIDDERDVLEVVRSVLKTKGYKIRTAESGEDGLRMAEDDRPDMIICDLMMPKVSGLEVIKRLKKHQRLRTVPIVVLSAVGSDDDRPDTYWAKGLGVDEYVAKPFDPLDLLGRVEYIFRRQDYRSTSADFDSEESAAAVNRPKTVSPDELENATPAQVARAYAEAWNAHDFATEYRCLDAEVTGQLTLNDYIARRHQTYREEKGHTRTQTITKVLEEKVSGNVAKIIAEREDNIDGRVWPKIVNYMLKKTHKGWKIIRYTEKPRGRRDAEGGDRE; encoded by the coding sequence ATGAAACACATCCTGGTGATCGACGACGAACGAGACGTCCTGGAAGTTGTCCGGAGCGTTCTCAAGACCAAGGGCTACAAGATTCGCACTGCCGAGAGCGGTGAAGACGGTCTGCGCATGGCGGAAGACGACCGCCCGGATATGATCATCTGCGATCTCATGATGCCCAAGGTTTCCGGCCTCGAAGTTATCAAGCGCCTCAAGAAGCACCAGCGCCTTCGCACCGTTCCGATCGTTGTTCTGTCCGCCGTGGGGTCCGACGACGATCGCCCGGACACTTACTGGGCCAAGGGCCTCGGCGTGGACGAGTATGTCGCCAAGCCCTTCGATCCGCTCGATTTGCTGGGTCGCGTCGAGTACATCTTCCGCCGCCAGGACTATCGTTCCACCAGCGCCGACTTCGATTCGGAGGAAAGCGCAGCGGCCGTCAATCGCCCTAAGACGGTGTCGCCCGATGAACTCGAGAATGCAACCCCCGCCCAAGTGGCCCGCGCCTACGCAGAGGCCTGGAACGCGCACGATTTTGCCACCGAGTATCGCTGCCTGGATGCCGAAGTGACCGGCCAGCTCACGTTGAACGACTACATCGCCCGCCGGCACCAGACCTACCGCGAAGAGAAGGGGCACACACGCACGCAGACCATCACCAAGGTGCTCGAGGAGAAGGTCAGCGGAAACGTCGCTAAGATCATCGCCGAGCGTGAAGACAATATCGACGGGCGCGTCTGGCCAAAGATCGTCAACTACATGCTGAAGAAGACCCACAAAGGCTGGAAGATCATCCGCTACACGGAAAAACCCCGCGGTCGCCGCGATGCCGAAGGCGGCGATAGAGAGTAG